TGACACCCTACAGTGTGTTAATAGCGCCGGTGTTGGCAAAGCCTATCCCGAAGCTGAAAACCGTCTTCGATGATAAAAAGGTAACAGATCACCACGCCATCATCCCCACCGGTATGCACCCCGGCGGCATCGGCCTGGATGAGAAACGCATCTACGACCTCGTAGCACGCCGCTTTATTGCAGCCTTCTACCCTGAATGTAAAATATCCAACACCACCGTACTCGGAAAAGTAGGACAGGTACCTTTTAAAGTCACCGGTAAACAAATCATCGAACCCGGCTGGAAAGAAGTGTACGCCAACGATACCAGTATTAAAAAAGAGGGGGAAGAAGAAGAGAAATTCATTCCTGATTTTGTAGTGGGAGAAAGTGGTCCGCATACGCCCCGCATCCACCAGGGAAAAACATCCCCGCCCAAAGCCTTTACAGAAGCTACACTTCTGCGGGCCATGGAAACCGCCGGCAAACAGGTGGATGATGAAGAAATGCGCGAGCTGCTGAAAGACAATGGTATCGGCCGCCCTTCTACCCGGGCAAATATCATCGAAACACTGTTCCGCAGAAAATACATCGACAAGAAAAAAAAGAATATCTACGCCACACAAACCGGCATGGACCTCATCGACACCATTCAGACCGAACTACTGAAAAGTGCCGAACTAACCGGTCAGTGGGAACGTAAACTACGTCTCATCGAAAAAGGTGAATACACTATCGATACCTTCAAGGAAGAACTCATACAGATGGTGGTAGACCTTACGAAAGAAGTGAAGACAGCCAGTTACAAAACCATCACCATCGCACCACCACCTCCGCCGCCTGAAGAAACGAAACCCAAAAAAGCGCCCAAGCCGAAAGCACCAAAGAAAGCCATCGTCATAGAAGAACTGACATGTCCCAAGTGCAAAGCTCACCTGCTGAAGAAAGGTAACACCGCCTATGGCTGCGCCAACTTCAACGCATGCGGCTTCAAAATCCCTTTTGAATTTACCGGCAAAAAACTGACGGACAAAAACATTGCGGATCTCGTCACCAAAGGCAAAAGCGGGAAGATGATATTGAATGGTGCATTTGAGATTTCTAATTAACTGCCGTCAGCGCAGTAGGCACGCACAGTACCTTCCATGTTTCCAGCTCTGATAAGTACTGCCGCAGTCTTCTATCTTCCTATTATCAACTCCGCCGGATTATAATCCGGACAAGCTCCTTCCTGCGTGGTTACAAAGGCACTGAGTCCGATGGCAAAATTCATGGCTTCTTCCAGTGGTTTTCCCTGGAGTTTCCGGGCCAGGAAGCCTGCTAAAAAAGAATCGCCACTGCCAACGGTATCTTTTACAGGTACCTGTTTTGCCAGCAGATCGTAGTGGGTGTCGTTGTTGAGATACAGGGCGCCCCTGCTGCCGCGGGTGATAATAATTTCTTTCAATGAAAATTTATCGAGCAGGAACCTGGCACCGTTTTGTGCGGTTGTAAATTCAACATTATAGGTAGACAATAATAATCTCAGTTCTGCCTCATTCATCTTCACCATATCTACCCTTTCCAGTAATTCCCGGATGATACCGATAGAGCTGAAAGGCGGCCGGATATTAACATCAAAGACACGATAGGGCGCTATTTCCAGCATCGTGAAAAGCGTGTGCCGCGATACGGTATTACGGGTGACCAGGCTACCGAAAACAAATGCTTCGGCACTGCGGATCAACGTTTCAAATTCCGGCTGCCATTGAATATAATCCCAGGCCGCAGGATTCCTGATTTCGTAAGACATCTCATGATCCTTTCCCATCGTAGCCAGTACAGAACCGGTGGGGTATTCACTATCCTGCTGACACCAATCTGTAGAGAGCTGCCAGTTCTCCAATTGTGATAGCATCCGCTCGCCTTCTTCATCAGCGCCTATACGACTGATAATATTGGTTTCCATGCCCAGCTTATTTAAATGATAAGCTACATTCATGGGAGCACCGCCTGGTTTAACTGCTTTGGGGAAAACATCCCACAATACTTCACCGTAACATACGATCATACATTAAATAGGTTATATGGGGTCAGCAAATATAATAAAGCAACCTGCAATATCCGGATGCTCAACTGTTTAACGCAGATAGCAATAATAATATTTTCCAACCGGTTTAATCCGGATCATTTTATGCCTAATTCTTCCTGGATCTCTTCCAATGTTCTGCCCTTCGTTTCAGGCATCACTCTCCAGATAAATACAAAGGACACCAGCATCATTACACTATAAAATACAAAGGAATAAAAACCACCGTCAGGACTGCCTTCCACGATGATGGGGAAAGTCCAGGAAATGAGTGCGGCCATGATCCAGTGCGTGAAACTCCCCAGTGATCCGCCTTGCGAGCGAACAGAGTTGGGAAATATTTCAGAGATGAATACCCATATCACGGCGCCTTGCGAAAAAGCAAAGAAGGCGATAAATCCGATCAGGTAAATCAGGATGTTGCTGTTGGCGCCATCGATATGCCGGAAAGCGATGGCCGTTAATCCGAGGAAGACAAACATACCGGCGCTGCCGATCAATAATAATGTTTTCCTGCCGATCTTATCGATGACGGTCATCGCCAGCAAGGTAAACAAGAGGTTGGCGCCACCAATGTAGATCGGTTGCAGATAGGCGCTGGCAGCATCAAAACCGGCCATCTCAAAAATGCGGGGGGCGTAATAAAGGATGGCGTTGATGCCGGAAAACTGGTTGAAAGCCGCCAGCAACATGGCGTAGAAAATAGGTTTATTATATTTTCCGTTAAACAGTTTTTCTTCCACGGCCTGTCCGGCAGATTGCTGCTCTGTCATGATCCGGTCCAGTGCCTGTGGCTCACCGGTTTTTTCAAAGATGCGTTTCGCCGCATCATAGCGGGCATTCAGCGCCAGCCAGCGGGGGCTTTCAGGAATAAAATTGAGTAGAATAGCGAACAACAAAGCAGGGATAACCATGATGCCCAGCATCCAGCGCCAGCCGGCATCACCAAAGTCAACGAATAAGAAGTTAGTAAGATAGGCCACGAAGATCCCGGTTACGATCATCAGCTGGAAGAAGCCAGCCAGGCGGCCACGGATAGCGGCGGGAGCAATTTCAGAAATATACATCGGTCCTACTACGGAGGAAGCCCCTACGGCCAGTCCGCCGATGAAACGGGATGATACGAACAGCAACCATTGCGATGTTAAAGCACAACCGATGGCAGATAAGATAAACATCAGGGCAATGACCATCAACACTTTTTTGCGGCCATATTTCTGTGCAGGCGTACCTGTTATCAGTGAGCCCACCACGGTACCGATCAGGCTCGATGCCACCGTAAAGCCCTGCCAGGTGGAAGATAGCGACCATAAGTGTTGAATGATCTTTTCAGCGCCGGAGATCACAGCTGTTTCAAAACCAAAGAGGAAGCCGCCCAATGATGCGATCAATGCGATGCGCACGGCATAACCGGAACCGGTAGTACGTTGCTGGGCGGGAATTGTTGCTGCTGGTGATGACATAGATAATAATTTATTTTAGTTGTGGATCGGATCTGGTTGTGCAGGATGTGCAGGGTCGTAGATGGCTACGCCTACCCTTGAATCCGCACAGCCGTAGTACAGGTACCATTTTTTCTGAAAGAATACCAGCCCTTCAATGAATACCGTGCCTGCTGCATATTGACCGCTTTTTTCAAAGGGTTCCATAGGTCGCAGGAAGGGCACGTCCAGCCGGGCGATGGCTTTCTCCGGATCGTTTATATCAAACAATACCTGTCCGGCACTGTAAGTGTTGGCATTAAATCGCGGATCTCCTTTATCACCGGGTTCGTTCTTGCCGTTATAAAGCAATACAATGCCCTTATCCGTGATGATCGCCGGCGGTCCGCACTCTGTCAGGCCACTATCGAAATAACCTTTCCTGGGGGAGATAAGGGCCTTTAGTTCGTTTCTTTCATCTACCACCGGTTGCCAGTCTACCAGGTTGGTGGAGGTAGCCGCAAATACACCTGCTTCTCCCCAGTATAACCAGTATTTTCCATTGATCTTTGCCACTACCTGTTTATCTCCCACCAGCCTGGTGACGATGGAAGCAGATTTATGCGGTTGGTTCAGGAAGCGGCCGTTGTAAGCCGTTTCGAAGATGGGACCGTGTTTGGTCCAGTTGATCAGGTCGCGGGAAGTGGCAACGCCCAGCCGGGGGACCTGCCGGTTCCACTGGGTATAAAAAATAACATAGGTGCCGTCATCGGTTACGGCTACCCGCGGATCTTCGCAACCACCGGGCCATTCAAAAACCTGCTGGTCATCTTTTGCCGGATAAAGTACCGGTGTACGCCGGCGTGTAAAGGCTGTTCCATCTTTACTTTCGGCATAACCTATACGGGAGGTACGAAAACCAATACCGATGCCTGATTTATCTTCCGACCGGTACAGTACCACGATCTTCCCATCTTTCACTACCGCAGCAGGATTGAAGGTATCATTGGATTCCCAGTCTACATTTCTTTGCAGTAATGAATCATAAAAAACGGCTGTGGAATCCGGCAGAATCACCGGATTTACACCGGGCGGTCTTACAAAACCACCCAGGGCCCAGTTGGGCAGAGTGTTTGTCTGACCGGCACTCTTACCGGGAGATAAGAGTAGCCCCAGCAGCAATAAACGTGGAAATAGCTTTATCACAGCAATAAATCGATTTAGTCGAACAGGGTTGAAGATAATATCTTTCCCGTAAAATTTATTGCTAAAAAAATGGGGGCTTTTTTAACGGCAGCTGAAATGCAACAGGACCGGCTTCGTCACAATAGTGGGCCGGGCAATTTTTTCAATTTGTACATTAATAACTACATGAGTATGTCCACATTCTATTATACACGCCGGATTACCTCTACCCCGGTTTTGCCCGCCACCACTGCTTCCTGCGCCATCTGGTAAAAAAGGGAGGTTTCCAGGATGCCCGGAATAGCTTTCAACTGCGGGTTGATTGTGTCCACCGGCGGAAAAGTAGTAAACCAGAGATCGATCAGCAGGTTCCCGTTTTCGGTGATCACCGCACCATCTTTCTTATTACTGATACGTACTACCGGATTGACCGTGCTAAAAACTTTTTTCACCTGCAACAGTACAAACGGTACCGCTTCCGGAATCACTTCTATCACCACCGGGTACGTAACGTACAACTGGTCAACATACTTTGAGCCATCACCGATAATGATAAATTTATCCGCCATCGCAGCCAGCAATTTCTCCCGCGTATGGATACCACCGCCACTTTTCAGGGCATTCAGCTGCCGGTCAAACTGATCGCAGCCATCAAAATAAAGATCCAGCCGGGATACCCCACCGATCTCTTTGATAGTAAAGCCATGTTCCTGTAAAAGCAACTGGGTATTATAAGAAGAAGTAACGGTCGTGATACTTTGCAGCAGCGCCGCGTCTTCCTTTAAATAGTGTATGAGGTGTGCAATGGTACTGCCGGCGCCCAGGCCAATAGTACTGCCCGCCTGTATATACTTCAGCGCCTCCCTGGCTGCTACCTGTTTCAGATCTTCCATGCGAATAGTTATTGAGAAATAAATATCCGGTAAATAGTTGAACTATATTAATTTTTTAGAGAGATAAAAATAAAATTTTATCGCGAAGCCAATCCCTACTTACCGGTAATGACCAGTTTTCGTATAGCCTTGCCCTTTATAGGATGTACAATAACGACCGCACCATTTGTACCATCCGGTATAACCTCCGCATTTTTACTGTCCGACAAATGAACTTTCTCCGGTGGAAAAGGAACGTATAGCCGTGTGGGTGATGATATGCTCGCATCGTTTTTCCAGTGTACCGTTAGTGTACGGTGCATCCGGTCGTATTTAAAATGCAGCAACTCCCCTGCCACCGCCATCGGATAACCCCTGTTGATCAATGGGAAATAAGCGGCATTTTCCAGTGAATTAAAATAGCTCCAGTAAACTTCTCCACAACGCATTTGTTCCAGTTGTGCTACAATATAATCACCGGCAGTAAACATGCTGCTGTCTGCACTATAAAAGGCGCCCCACTCACCCAGCAACATGGGTATCTGCATCACCTTACTCACGGAGTCCAAACGGTGGAGAATAATTTTCATGCGTTCATTACTCGCGCCTGCCACACTGCGTGTATCCGTAACAATATCGTAGGCATGTGGTGCAAAAGCCAGCTGCTGTTCCGCTGGGGAAAAGGATGCCGCTATATGTGTTTTTACCCCGAAGTTGGCCGAAACACTGGGCTCCAGGAAGATGATCTGTTGTTTATTGACTGCCCGTATTGCCGCCTTGGCCTTTTGAAAATAAGGTACCAGGTGATCAGTTTCAAAAGCAGCATAGTATGCTTCCGGAGCGGCCACCAGTTGTTTATATAAAACGGTGTCGTTGAGTTGCTGCATCAGGCGGGCCTTCCCTTCTTCCGTTACCCACTGCTGCATCACATCTTCTTCACTCATCGCCGGTTTCATAGACTGTGCCAGCGTATGCATAAAAGCTGCCAGTACTTTATTCACAGCACTGCCGATAAAGGGTTCATTCAGCAAATCAAAACCTATCACGGCGGGCTCACCTCCATACCTGGCTGCTATAATTCCCCAGTTCGTCACCAGGTGATCCTGGATACCTTTTCCGTCGGGTGCAGGTTTATTCAGCCAGAAATTATCGAAGGCAGTTTGCACCGCGGCGCTCATAAAATAAGAATCGTCCCAGGATACTTCGTTGGCATAGTGTGGCTTACCTTCATCCAGTGTAGCCCAATCCGGTGCACCGTTGGCGTATTTGGTGCTGTACAGGTCCTGGTGCATATCCAGTAATACATACATGCCCAGTTGCTTTGCCCACTTTACCCGTTCATCCAGTTGCCGGAGGTATGCTTCAGACACCGCTCCCGGCGCAGGTTCCATCCCATCCCAGGTAACACCCAGGCGGATACAGTTGATTCCCCACTGCTTCATTTTCACCAGGCTGAGTGAATCATCTGCGTAGCGGTAGCCTTTCGCTTTATCCTTGTTCACAAAATTTAATCCATGCAGGATCACCGTCCTGCCGGTACTATCAATAAAGCGCCGGTCCTTCGTAGTCAGATAAGGAGATTGGGCATGAAGGGAAAGGATGCTCAGAAAGCAAAAAGAGAATAACAGCTGTCTCATAGTTTTTTTTACATACCGGCCCCGGAACCGCCACTGGGCGGTTCTGAAGCCGGTCATTATTTTTTATTTTTTATTAATTATTTATCCCACCAAACCCTTGTTACATAACTATCCGCGCCTTGTTTGGCAACGGCGTCTTTCACGTTTTTGGCATTGGCACTGTACTCACCGATAGGATAGGTAAGTCTGCGGGGAATAACACCGCTGGTAGCATTACCGGGATAATTAACAGGGGTGAGTACAGGGAATCCTGTTCTGCGCCAGTTAGCATATGACTCAATACCATTCATAAAAGTAGCTACCCAGTATTGCTCGGCGATCACCTGTAGTTGTGCAGCTGCGCCGGTAGCAGGGAAAGGCTTACCGGTTTGCAGGTAAGCATTGATGGCGGCGCCATCGATGGTAACACCGTAGTAAGATTGTTGCTGCATGGAGGCGGTAACCGCTTTGGTGTAGTGGTCTGCCGCGCTGCCAGCGGTCCAGTTACGAATGGTGGCTTCTGCCAGCATCAGCTCTACTTCTGCATAGGTAAGCATAAAAGTAGGGGTAGATAAAGGCAGTATTTTGCTGACGTTGAAAGTTGAATAGGTAGCCAGGTTATTACCACCGGGATAGTTGGCGAAAGCGTTGGCATCCAGCCCATTTGGCAGTCCTTTCTGACTGGCCACGGCGCTGTTGCCATCGGGCAGCGACATATACGAGGATATACGCGGATCCTTGGTCTGCACCAGGTAATCCAGGAATGTTTTACCGATCTTGATATCGCCCAATTCTACCAGGTTAAACTTTAAAAAAGCATAACTAACCGGATTGGATTGTGGTTCGTTAGGCCCTTCATGCGGCAGTTTGCACATATCTTCATTCCCCTGCATTACGCCACCGGCAATCGCTTTTTTTACCCATACTTCCGCCTGCGCAGCATCTACTTTTGATAAGCGCATGCCCAACCGCAACATCAGGGAATACGCCAGGCGTTTCCATTGCGGGATCTTGCCCTGGTACATCACATCGGCCTCGCCAAAAGTAGGTTTGGCAGCGTCAAAAGAGGCGGCGGCTTCGTCCAGTTCTTTCAGCATATCGGCATAAATGCTTTGCTGATCGTCGTATACGGGGGTATAGATGTTTTCTGAATAACCTTTACCTGCACCGAAATATGGGATCGCCCCATACAAGTCTGTAAGGTGGTGCATCACGAGCACGCGCCAGATGCGCATGGCAGCATAACGGTTGATATCCTCCGGCGAACTTTTCACATCGTTCATCACCGTTTCCATATCTTTAGCCAGTACATTATATGTATCAGAAAAAATAGTACTCGCGTTATCACTCTGCAGGTACTTGTCACCCTGCAGATCATCGATTTTGGTCGTAGCCGTCTGTTGTACAAACATCATACAGAACCCGATACTGCCGCGCCTTGCCGAAGAAAGCAACGGTGTATTCATCAGGATATTCGTGAAGAGCGGATCAGGTGATACATATTCCGGCGTATTCGGATTGACGTTGATTTCTTCCAGGTCTTTAGTACATGCTACGCCGGTGATCATCAAAGCGCATGTTATCGTTATATATTTGAGCAGATTACTTTTCATGTCAGCTTGTTTTAGAACTTTACGTTAAGGTTCAGGCCAAAAGAGCGGGTGGCAGGCAGCGCCAGCATTTCAATACCCTGCACATTTCCATTCAGGAAAGTGGACTCCGGATCTACCAGTGGCACTTTGCTGTAAAGGGTAAACAGGTTGCGGGCCACCACGGATACACTGACATCATTTATTTTTACCTGACGCAGCCAGCTATGCGGCAGGTTCACACCTACCACCAGTTGACGCAGCTTTACAAAGCTGGCATCGTATACAAATTCTTCCGTGATATTATTCGCTACCCAGGTATAATAACTTTCAGCAGATACATTCACTTTGTTGATGCCACCGCTTTCTGTTACACCCACGCCGGTAACGCCGGTTTCGCGGCCTTCCAGTGTTTTCTTGTGCAGTCCGGCCACATACGCGAGGTTGTTGGTACCCGAAGATATTTTACCGCCGAATTTGGCGTCTACCAATACGCTGGCATAGAAGCTACCGTAACGGATTTCGTTGTTGAAGCCCATCGTCAGCGGCGGAATACTGTTGCCCAGTGTAGCGATGTCGCCGCGTACAGGGTAGCCCTGGTCGTTGTAAATAATATTGCCTTTGTCATCACGTTTGTACGTGTTGCCGGTAATGATGCCATAAGGTTCACCCACTTTCACGTTGATAAACGCCGGTACACCACCATCGCTGTACAAACCCGGACGGCTCTGTTGCAGCACCATGGCATCCTGACCATCTACCAGCGCCAGCACCTTGTTTTTGTTATAGCCCATGTTATAGGACATATCCCAGCTGAACTTACCGTATTGTACGGGCGTACCCGTTAGTAACAATTCCACACCGGTGTTACGCATCTCACCGGCATTCAGGCTTACACTACCGAAACCGGAAGTAGCACTGATCTGCGAAGTGAGGATATCATTGGTAGTATGCCGGTTATAAAAAGTAAACTGCACGCCTATACGATCTTTCAGGAAACGGGTATCGAAACCTCCTTCAAAAGAGCGGCTAACAGAAGGTTGCAGCTGTGTATTCGGAATAGTTCCGGAAGCCACGTAAGCAGTAGGCTGCCCCATATAGGTATTACCGAAACCATAGGAAAGTGCCTGTGAATAAGGCGAGATGTCTGCATCATTACCCGTTTTGGCCCATGAACCACGCAGCCGCGCATAGGTAAACCATACTGGCAGCGTCACGGATTGCGACAGCACATAACTCAATCCTACGGAAGGATAGAAAATATTATTGGTATTGGGATTGAGGGTAGAGAACCAGTCATTACGGCCTGTTACCGTCAGGTATAAATATTTCCTGAAACCCATCTCGGCGGAGCCGAACAATGAATTAAACTCCTTCTCAGACCTGCCGTAACCACGCGACAAAGATTTCGTGTTATTCACCGCATAAAAACCGGGTACAATAAACTGGCTGCCACCGGCGCTCACGTTGCTGTTTACATTTTTCATGATGTTACCACCCACAAATGTACTCAACGAAAAATCCTTGCTCAGCTCCTTGTCATACCCTACCTGCAACTGCGCATTAAACTCGTTATCAAAACGCTGTCCTACGTTGATACTGGGCTGCGCAATGGCACCACCTTCAGGATTCATCCCTTCAGAAAAACGGTATGCCATATCCGTTCCCATTAGTAAACGTACATACAATGCACTGGTAACATTATATTTCATATCGGCGGAAGCAATCAGGCGGTTTTTTGTATCGGAACTGAGCCTGTTGTACGCCATAAAATAAGGGTTCGCAAAATAGATGTTATCCGAGAAAAGATATTCTTTGCCCTGGTCATCTACCCGGCGGTCCTGTGTGCGTACATCCATATTGGTGGGCAACAGTTGTACCGACATGTGCGGATTCCAGGAGAAGTCGCCGGAGTAAGGGCGGTTTCTTACCTTTTCGTGTACAAACATGGCATTCACCTGCAAGGTCAACTTATCGGCCAGCTGCGCAAAAGCACGCAGGGTATAGTTTTGACGGCGCAAACTGGAGTTAGGCATCAGATCATGGTTGTTGAGATCAGATACAGAAAACCGGGCATTTACTTTTTCATTGCCACCAAAAATAGAGACGTTGTTAGTAAAAGTATTAGCATTGCGGTAGAAGTTTTTGATGTTATCTTTTACAGGACTGTATGGTCTGGATACGCCATCAAACTGTATAACAGAAGAGCCATCCAGTTTAGCGCCCCAGCTGCCGGGACCAATAGCCCTGGCGGTAGCTACATCCTGTGGTGCGAGGCCCTGTGAGCCCTGACCATATTCATACTGAAAATCTTTTTTATTATAGAATATCGGCTTATCCATGGTATAGCTGCCGTTGTACTCCACACCCAGTCCTTTGTGCGATTTACCACTTTTGGTAGTGATCAGGATAACGCCATTGGAAGCGCGGGCGCCGTACAATGCGGAAGCAGGGCCACCTTTCAGCACGGTCATCGTTTCAATATCATCCGGGTTGATACTGGAGATACCATCTCCCCCGTCAGAACCACCATAGAATACGGATGTTTGTCCGTAGGTATTATTTACCAGTGGTACACCATCTACAACATATAGTGGCTGGTTATTTCCGGAGATAGATCCGTTACCGCGTATTACCACGCGGCTGGAACCCATGGCGCCGGAAACCGGTTTTACTACGTTTACACCGGCCACCTTGCCTTCCAGGGCGTTGGCGATATTCGGCTCACGTGCTTTCGTAAAATCTTCTCCCTGTACGGTGTTGACGGCGTAGCCGAGGGTATTCTGGTCTTTCCGCAACCCCAGGGCAGTTACCACTACTTCGTTGAGGTTATTTTTCACTTTCAGCTGGATGTTCAGGTCCAGTTGTTGGTTTTCTTTAATGTCCACACCATTGATACGGCCTGGCTCGTAGCCGATAGAAGAGATCACGACGGTGTATCTGCCGGGTACAACGCCTTCCAGTTTATAGTTACCATTGCCGTCGGCAACGGCGCCCTTATTGGATTCCTGGAGGCGGATGGAAGCGCCCGGTAGCCCCTCCCCGTTGGTGGCATCCGTAACGCGGCCGCTCATGCTGCCGGGCTTCTCCTGTTGCAATACTTTGCTGAAGTCGCGGCCAATGGTCACGTTATCATTAATAACATCATAGGAGTATACTGTACCCTCCAGGAGGCGGGTCAGGATATGATCCAGTGGTGTGTTGCTGAAGGCCGTATCGGGCGCCCACAGCTGTTGCAGTTTCTTTTTGTCATATGCAAAGGATAGGCGGGAAGTCTTTTGCAAATCGGCAATGGCAGCCGCCAGGGTCTGGTGTTTAAAGGTAATGCTGAGTCGCATTCCTTTGACCCTTTGCGCATTTCCGGTGTGGGCCTGCAACAAGCCTGCCGACAACACCATAATTCCCAAGAAAATCGTTGACACTCTCATAAATTGCCTGGTAATTCCCCTAAGGTTTTTTTTCATACATTTGATGAGTTTAAATGGTAATAAAAGGCCCTTTAAATGCACAGTCATTCATAATCCTTTGACCGGGAGGTGAATGCTGTAACACTTTTCAACAGGGGCTGGTTGCACAGCTCCTGTTGCATTTTCGGGATGATAGCTGGTTGTTTAGTATAAGGTAATAATACTGTCCTTTTGTTGATAACGTGCTTGTTGG
The Chitinophaga sp. MM2321 DNA segment above includes these coding regions:
- a CDS encoding DNA topoisomerase 3 — encoded protein: MKVCIAEKPSVARDIAEVIGAKQRKDGYYEGNGYQVTWTFGHFCTLKEPHDYFEQWKSWRLEDLPMIPPSFGIKLIENSGVQKQFKIIEQLVQQCEEVINCGDAGQEGELIQRWVLLKARCTVPVKRLWISSLTEEAIRNGFQHLREGSQYDNLYAAGSARAIGDWLLGMNATRLFTRKFGTGKVVLSIGRVQTPTLAMIVARQKEINAFLSEDYWELKTMYRETEFTAAIDRLANIEKAQKGLAYLTEHPFEVTSFEKKDGKEGNPRLFDLTALQVDANKKYGYSADDTLKYVQSLYEKKLVTYPRVDTTYLTEDLHPKIAGILQDMTPYSVLIAPVLAKPIPKLKTVFDDKKVTDHHAIIPTGMHPGGIGLDEKRIYDLVARRFIAAFYPECKISNTTVLGKVGQVPFKVTGKQIIEPGWKEVYANDTSIKKEGEEEEKFIPDFVVGESGPHTPRIHQGKTSPPKAFTEATLLRAMETAGKQVDDEEMRELLKDNGIGRPSTRANIIETLFRRKYIDKKKKNIYATQTGMDLIDTIQTELLKSAELTGQWERKLRLIEKGEYTIDTFKEELIQMVVDLTKEVKTASYKTITIAPPPPPPEETKPKKAPKPKAPKKAIVIEELTCPKCKAHLLKKGNTAYGCANFNACGFKIPFEFTGKKLTDKNIADLVTKGKSGKMILNGAFEISN
- a CDS encoding carbohydrate kinase, with the translated sequence MIVCYGEVLWDVFPKAVKPGGAPMNVAYHLNKLGMETNIISRIGADEEGERMLSQLENWQLSTDWCQQDSEYPTGSVLATMGKDHEMSYEIRNPAAWDYIQWQPEFETLIRSAEAFVFGSLVTRNTVSRHTLFTMLEIAPYRVFDVNIRPPFSSIGIIRELLERVDMVKMNEAELRLLLSTYNVEFTTAQNGARFLLDKFSLKEIIITRGSRGALYLNNDTHYDLLAKQVPVKDTVGSGDSFLAGFLARKLQGKPLEEAMNFAIGLSAFVTTQEGACPDYNPAELIIGR
- a CDS encoding sugar porter family MFS transporter — translated: MSSPAATIPAQQRTTGSGYAVRIALIASLGGFLFGFETAVISGAEKIIQHLWSLSSTWQGFTVASSLIGTVVGSLITGTPAQKYGRKKVLMVIALMFILSAIGCALTSQWLLFVSSRFIGGLAVGASSVVGPMYISEIAPAAIRGRLAGFFQLMIVTGIFVAYLTNFLFVDFGDAGWRWMLGIMVIPALLFAILLNFIPESPRWLALNARYDAAKRIFEKTGEPQALDRIMTEQQSAGQAVEEKLFNGKYNKPIFYAMLLAAFNQFSGINAILYYAPRIFEMAGFDAASAYLQPIYIGGANLLFTLLAMTVIDKIGRKTLLLIGSAGMFVFLGLTAIAFRHIDGANSNILIYLIGFIAFFAFSQGAVIWVFISEIFPNSVRSQGGSLGSFTHWIMAALISWTFPIIVEGSPDGGFYSFVFYSVMMLVSFVFIWRVMPETKGRTLEEIQEELGIK
- a CDS encoding glycoside hydrolase family 130 protein gives rise to the protein MIKLFPRLLLLGLLLSPGKSAGQTNTLPNWALGGFVRPPGVNPVILPDSTAVFYDSLLQRNVDWESNDTFNPAAVVKDGKIVVLYRSEDKSGIGIGFRTSRIGYAESKDGTAFTRRRTPVLYPAKDDQQVFEWPGGCEDPRVAVTDDGTYVIFYTQWNRQVPRLGVATSRDLINWTKHGPIFETAYNGRFLNQPHKSASIVTRLVGDKQVVAKINGKYWLYWGEAGVFAATSTNLVDWQPVVDERNELKALISPRKGYFDSGLTECGPPAIITDKGIVLLYNGKNEPGDKGDPRFNANTYSAGQVLFDINDPEKAIARLDVPFLRPMEPFEKSGQYAAGTVFIEGLVFFQKKWYLYYGCADSRVGVAIYDPAHPAQPDPIHN
- the rpiA gene encoding ribose 5-phosphate isomerase A: MEDLKQVAAREALKYIQAGSTIGLGAGSTIAHLIHYLKEDAALLQSITTVTSSYNTQLLLQEHGFTIKEIGGVSRLDLYFDGCDQFDRQLNALKSGGGIHTREKLLAAMADKFIIIGDGSKYVDQLYVTYPVVIEVIPEAVPFVLLQVKKVFSTVNPVVRISNKKDGAVITENGNLLIDLWFTTFPPVDTINPQLKAIPGILETSLFYQMAQEAVVAGKTGVEVIRRV
- a CDS encoding cellulase family glycosylhydrolase, with product MRQLLFSFCFLSILSLHAQSPYLTTKDRRFIDSTGRTVILHGLNFVNKDKAKGYRYADDSLSLVKMKQWGINCIRLGVTWDGMEPAPGAVSEAYLRQLDERVKWAKQLGMYVLLDMHQDLYSTKYANGAPDWATLDEGKPHYANEVSWDDSYFMSAAVQTAFDNFWLNKPAPDGKGIQDHLVTNWGIIAARYGGEPAVIGFDLLNEPFIGSAVNKVLAAFMHTLAQSMKPAMSEEDVMQQWVTEEGKARLMQQLNDTVLYKQLVAAPEAYYAAFETDHLVPYFQKAKAAIRAVNKQQIIFLEPSVSANFGVKTHIAASFSPAEQQLAFAPHAYDIVTDTRSVAGASNERMKIILHRLDSVSKVMQIPMLLGEWGAFYSADSSMFTAGDYIVAQLEQMRCGEVYWSYFNSLENAAYFPLINRGYPMAVAGELLHFKYDRMHRTLTVHWKNDASISSPTRLYVPFPPEKVHLSDSKNAEVIPDGTNGAVVIVHPIKGKAIRKLVITGK
- a CDS encoding SusD/RagB family nutrient-binding outer membrane lipoprotein, encoding MKSNLLKYITITCALMITGVACTKDLEEINVNPNTPEYVSPDPLFTNILMNTPLLSSARRGSIGFCMMFVQQTATTKIDDLQGDKYLQSDNASTIFSDTYNVLAKDMETVMNDVKSSPEDINRYAAMRIWRVLVMHHLTDLYGAIPYFGAGKGYSENIYTPVYDDQQSIYADMLKELDEAAASFDAAKPTFGEADVMYQGKIPQWKRLAYSLMLRLGMRLSKVDAAQAEVWVKKAIAGGVMQGNEDMCKLPHEGPNEPQSNPVSYAFLKFNLVELGDIKIGKTFLDYLVQTKDPRISSYMSLPDGNSAVASQKGLPNGLDANAFANYPGGNNLATYSTFNVSKILPLSTPTFMLTYAEVELMLAEATIRNWTAGSAADHYTKAVTASMQQQSYYGVTIDGAAINAYLQTGKPFPATGAAAQLQVIAEQYWVATFMNGIESYANWRRTGFPVLTPVNYPGNATSGVIPRRLTYPIGEYSANAKNVKDAVAKQGADSYVTRVWWDK